The sequence CAGGAAGAATTTCGCGCGCCATGGGCCGACATCGCCCAAATGCGACAGCTCGCGGCGCAGTCGGGCGGGGCCGCCTTCACCGCCGCGACGGCCGCGCAGGTAGATGATACCTTGCAGGCCCGCGCTGAGCTGCAGCCGCGCGTCGTGGAAGCCAGTACGACGTACGAGCTGTGGCACCTGTGGCCGTTTCTCGCCGTCATCGTCGCCCTCCTTGCCACCGAGTGGGCCCTGCGCAAGCGCAGCGGTCTTATTTAATGCCTCGCAGCTGCCGGTTTGGGGCCTTTATCCGGTTCTGGAGATTGCTCAGCTACGGAATTTGCCACATACCTTCGGACCTCGCCCTGTCCTTCGCAATGACACTGCAAGAACTGCAAGGTAGGCTAGAAAGTGAGAAACTGTTTGTAATGGCTCAGGTGGCTGCTCGGATTCATATCCGCAACTGCACGCTCGACGCACAAAACAAACAAATCCAATGTGTCATCGCGAGGAGCGAGCGTATGCGAGCGACGTGGCGATCTCCATGTCCGAAGAAGACCGCATCACGCTGGAGACAGCGCTAGGCCCGGGCTGCGCGCTGCGTATGGGCCTTCGCACCGGGCCGACCGTCAGACACAGCCGCCGCCCCCGTGACGCGATGCGCCGTGTGATTGGCCAGCACCTGCGCCATCAAGCGCGCGGTGGGCGCGAGGGCCCGCTCGTCGATGTTGAAGTGATGGTGGTGGAGCGGATAGCGCGTCTCGGGGCCCGAGCGCGTGCCCACCCGCAAAAAGGCCCCCGGCACGTGCTTCAGGTAGTGCGCAAAGTCCTCGCCGCCCATGCTCGTGTCCGGAATCCAGTGGATGGCCTCGGCCCCAAACATCGCATCGACCGTGTCCTCGATGTTTTCGATCAGCGCCTCATCGTTCACCACCGCAGGCGCGCCGTCCTCGATGTGCAGCTCGACGCGCGCGCCGTAGAGCGCCCCGAGCTCTTGCGCCGTCTGCCGCATGTGCCGCCGAATGATCTCGCGATCCGTCGCGTCGACCGTTCGCAGCGTGCCGCCAAACGTGGCAATCTCGGGAATGACGTTGTGCGCCTCGCTGCCGTTCATCTTGCAAATCGTGAGCACCGCCGGATTGCGCGCGTCGGTGACGCGGCCCACGAGCTGGTAAAACTGTTGCATGATTTGCGTAGCGATCCACACGGTATCGGCCCCTTCGTGCGGACGCGCCGAGTGGCCCGTGCCCTCTTGCCGCACCTGCACGTCGAAGCGATCCGAAGCCGCCGTGATGGGCCCCACGCGCAATCCATAGCAGCCCACGTCCAGCTTCGGCTCCACGTGGATGCCGTACACCGCACTGAGTCCATTCAGCACGCCCGAGCGGATCATGAGCGGCGCCCCGCTGGGCAAGCCCTCCTCGTTGGGCTGAAAGAAGACCCGCACGGTGCCCGCCAGCTCGTCGCGGCGCGCGTGCAGCAGAAGCGCTACGCCAATAGCAACCGTGGTGTGCGCATCGTGCCCGCACAGGTGCGCCGCATTGGGCACCTGCGACCGATACGGCACCTGCTTCTGATCATGCGCGGGCAGCGCGTCGATATCGGCCCGGTAGCCCACCTTCGGCCCGTCCTCGGCGCCCACAATGTCAACAAACAAGCCCGTGCTCGCCACCGGCCCCTGCACGTCGAGCCCGTACCCCTCCAGCGTTTTCCGGATGAAGGCGGACGTCTGCTCCTCCTTCATCCCCACCTCGGGATGCATGTGCAGATGCCGCCGGAGCGCCCGCAGCAGACGCTCAAAGGTCGGTTCGTCATCCAGGATATCCGTGAGGGCGTCGGGCAGGTGGGCCGCATCAACCGGCGAAACGTGATCGAGCATGAGGAGACAAG comes from Salisaeta longa DSM 21114 and encodes:
- a CDS encoding amidohydrolase, whose translation is MLDHVSPVDAAHLPDALTDILDDEPTFERLLRALRRHLHMHPEVGMKEEQTSAFIRKTLEGYGLDVQGPVASTGLFVDIVGAEDGPKVGYRADIDALPAHDQKQVPYRSQVPNAAHLCGHDAHTTVAIGVALLLHARRDELAGTVRVFFQPNEEGLPSGAPLMIRSGVLNGLSAVYGIHVEPKLDVGCYGLRVGPITAASDRFDVQVRQEGTGHSARPHEGADTVWIATQIMQQFYQLVGRVTDARNPAVLTICKMNGSEAHNVIPEIATFGGTLRTVDATDREIIRRHMRQTAQELGALYGARVELHIEDGAPAVVNDEALIENIEDTVDAMFGAEAIHWIPDTSMGGEDFAHYLKHVPGAFLRVGTRSGPETRYPLHHHHFNIDERALAPTARLMAQVLANHTAHRVTGAAAVSDGRPGAKAHTQRAARA